TTTTATTACTAATAGATTAGGCGCAGGGTCCAATGCGAGGTTCATTTACATAGgctaaaaatacataaaacagaagaaaataaatatatgttttaaagattatttgTAATTAACTTTTCACCAGATAATCTTccaatttattagtttttatttttaagaactgATAAAATTGGgagcaataaaaattgtattgaaaTAGAAAAAGCTCACCTTCGGCGTGACGGCAGGCGTAAAGATCCAACAGGCAGCGACTTCGGAAGGTCATGTCCCGGCCTCCAGTTGTTCCATTGCTATCCGTATAGGGAAACCATCCACACACCGGAGGTGCGCCACGAGAACACATTCTCGGACAGGATTCCATACACTTTTCCTTTGTAATGGCCACCATTGCTAAAAGGTATCCATATTATACAcccttaaaaatgaaattaagaaataaatattaaataaacttacgTGGCAAGCATTGGTTGGCCCTCATGCAGTTCTTATTACCAAAAATACAGCCGTTCTGGAAAACTCGACAAACGCGATCTACTACTGCCCAGACTAGATCCTTATAGTAAGGATTGCATCTTACACGTGAGATACACGTATTCGAGCAGTCTGTTGTTTGGGCTTTATTCAGGTGAAAAAATCCACCCAATAAAACGAATAATAAAAAGAGCTTCACGTACATGTTGCTAATAATGAATACAGGTGACTGAATTGCTTCCCATTGGATTctgatatatttataattttaaactcaTCACAGCCAAGTGTTTTGAACTCGATCTTCAACAATTAAATCCATGTATGAACAGCTTGAATAGGGCTCCTCTTATGCCACCtgttaaaatatacaaaaaacacatttcagcaaacaattaaaataaatcgtttataatatttatcgtaaataaataaaatgttattacttAACTGGCGGCAGCGGTTTTGTACCGTCAAAGTTCTTctttttccacattttttaagaatactAAAAAGGCTGCTTTGAGTAACTGTTATTAAAATGAggcataaaataacaaaatgcaatttaaaactGACTTGCATTTCggatttcaattaaataaataaattgtattgaTTTTAGAGTTCCTATATTTTCCACCGACtcaaatttgattaaaaacaaaatccatGCTTGGCATCAATTGGTCACATTTCTggtgcataaaaaaataaaaaaaagctatcAGGTAGGCTCATCTTCATTGATAGCTATAATCTTCTTGAGTTTTTGAAAGTCATTGCCTCTGCGAGTTTCCGGTTTTGGCTTTCAATTCGAAAGTAAAATCTACGCACTCGCaatttttcgcttttgatTGACTTTGTCTTTTGAAGGGGTATTAattcgacaaaaaaaaagcagcaaGCAAATATTTGAACCCCTTAAGTAATAAATCGTTGGCTCTGTCAGCTTGGCGACACCGCGTGCGTATCTCGTTGGCCAACTTCAACGCCCACCCGTCGGTCCGCCTCGTTTTGGCCCGGTCCGGCCGAAAATACATGACAGTCGACAGGTCGCAGCCAAGTGAATGGGAGCTCTGAGTGTTGGGAGCCCAGAGCGCTGGCTTTATTTTCACTTCACTTTTGCACtcgaaaactattttttttaaactcagAAATGGAAAGAAAGTTCAAcaagtaataatattaaatgaaacaaGTCCTAATATGTTCGCAAAAGTGTAACCAGATTTTGTACTCCTTAATATTTAGACTACAAATCcgagaaatttaaataagtttttaagttATGAGCTTTATTAACTGAGAATTAACAATACTTactaagaaataaatttaaacagtaaaACTGCATgtgttaaatatattactttttttgaTCCAAATTCACCAGATGCTTAAAAATCTCTTCTAAATAATAGTTCTGAAATCGAAAGATTTGTTTTActtgtatttttctttatacCTAACTTGTGTTAAACAttaacttaaaacattttgctttaatgtatttttttcataatatagtttaaaataattataatttaatttcagtgTCTTCAGTTTATGGCTCTGTTACTATCCTTAAGGTATTAGCTTTATTATATTAACCTTCTTTTTATTCTTGAACCCCGTCTTGAAGTCCACTTTGTAAGTGCGAAAAGTTTTCCGGTTGACTAGCCGATAGACGCATCTTCCCGGCTTTTCCCGGCATGGGCTATTCAAGCTCCTAAAGCCTTTCAAAACACGaacatttttatcatttttaaggCCATTCTTAAAGGCAACTTTGATGGTCCGTCCCGTTTTCCGATCTTCCATCAGAAAGACAACGTTATGACGCTTTTTTGTTCCTGTCCTTTTGGGCAGCACATAATACTTGTCCTTTGGGTACAGAAAGGGGTAGCATTTTGTACATAAAGTACTTCGGAATTTCGCCGACTTTGGCTGGACTTTAATGTAATTTTCCGTGTTTCCATTGGATGCCTCGTTATCATTAAGCGGTTCCTCACTAATGGATTGACCGAGTGTCAGATTCATGACCGCCAAGAGCATCCACACCCACATCCACACAGCAGGCATGACCAACTTTCAATTGGACCTGCACTGATCTCTTTAGGGAGTTCAAGTGGTGGTCGGAACGAATCGATTTGTGGCCGAAAATGAGCGttgtaaattgaaattcaaacaCATAATTGTTAACCTGACCAGCACGTTTGCCGTTCGGACTTCATAGCCATTTAAATTGATCCCAGACTGAGTGAAGGTTATAGCGCTTAACCAGTTTTGCAATTCGATCGGTAGGTGTggaatttttttcgaaatgAATAGACAATTGAGCGATGATTCTCCAAAAAGACTACACTTTATCGTCGAAAGgtaataaatacttaatataAGCATTTAACAGCTGTATTTATTCAGAATCAGCGCATCTCAGTGGCTATAAAAGCTCAACTCATTCTCACAAGTCAGTCATAATAAATCTCACTTTTCTCGAATTATGAAGTCGCTTTTTGTGATTTTGTGTATGTTTCTTTTCTCAGCTGGAATTGGGGCACAATCCAGGACAGGTTGTCCTGATATCTGTCCTGCAGTTTATCAACCTGTCTGTGGAGAGGCTTTAGTAAATGGAAAATTGGTGCGATGTGAATTCAGCAATGGCTGTGTAATGGGTGTCAGCTCGTGTCAAAATAACATACGTAAGTGTCATATAATTTACTCTTAAtgaattttactttaataatcCAATTATGTTACCTTGCAGGTTTTAGCGAAAAGCCTTTGAATGAATGTGCACAAACAGCTCCCATTTGTAGTGAATTTCGCtaatctaaaaatataattttgcaaataaacAACCGTGTTTCACAAACTCCGTTATGACGataatttacttaataaatttactctttttgacaaataaaatatgactCATCGCTATTGCTGTTTTCTATGGTACtgacatatttatttaaggcGCATGATTGTTGAATTGCAAtattccttttaaaatatgtttttatacaaatatttttgtttacatttttgccATTGATAGATTTCGGAGTATTATTTTCAGCAAAAACCAAGTACCAATACCCGGCACCAAAGTGAGTGGCTCCATACCGGCGATTGTGGACCCCGGAACCTCGCTGCTCACAGCTCCCACAAAACTGTACAACAGGATCAACAAGATCATCGGCTGTACTGAGACCTCTAGCTGGGAGTGTTGGATGAAGTGCTCGAAGAGAATAGCCGACCTCACGTTGGTCATAGCGGGCAAGAAGTTCGTCATCTATGGACACAAGATGAAGATGAAGGTGAGAACGATCAGGGGCAAGTCCATTTGCATATCGGCCTAGTCCGAAGCGGAAGGCGAACCAGTGATCCTGGGCGATGCCTTCATTAGGCATTTCTGCACGGTGCTCGACCTGACCAACAGTCGCATCGGATTCGCTGCCACCACTTCGTCCACTTAGGCTTACTCTTCGTATTCCAAAATGTACCTACAATATAACCGAACTCGAATAAAAGGTCATTAGAAATCTAAATGTTCCATACTTGTTTAGACTTGTACAACTCTTAAGCATTGTTGTGGGCTTATAATTAAACTATGaacttttaaatgtaaaacttTTTAGCTAACCAAAGTATTAAAAGTAATAGCcaagttttctttaaatatttttatttctaagcTTAATTTGTTACTCTTAACAAGCGGCTTCGACCTACCTACTTGCTGGTTAATTAGCCCAAACAGCTGTAAAGTTACATGAGCaaatactttaataaaaatccaaaaatcggacagttttttttcagttcttCAAGTAAACTTATCGAAGATGCTTCGCACTTGGTTTGCTTTACTCGCGGTTTTGGAAATAATCTTTGTCAGTGGAAGCATGTTGAAAGTACCGCTTTATGTCAGGAAAAAGTTTAATGGAAGTGAGCGGTTCTTTGCCAGAAATTTAACTAAAGAAATTGAGACACTAAACCTGGCGCTGCAGACCCACCAAAACCTAGAATATTATGGGACGATTTCCATGGGAACCCCAAGGCAAAATTT
This genomic window from Drosophila gunungcola strain Sukarami chromosome 3R, Dgunungcola_SK_2, whole genome shotgun sequence contains:
- the LOC128266564 gene encoding salivary glue protein Sgs-5-like, whose amino-acid sequence is MYVKLFLLFVLLGGFFHLNKAQTTDCSNTCISRVRCNPYYKDLVWAVVDRVCRVFQNGCIFGNKNCMRANQCLPPMVAITKEKCMESCPRMCSRGAPPVCGWFPYTDSNGTTGGRDMTFRSRCLLDLYACRHAEAYVNEPRIGPCA
- the LOC128266562 gene encoding uncharacterized protein LOC128266562, whose product is MPAVWMWVWMLLAVMNLTLGQSISEEPLNDNEASNGNTENYIKVQPKSAKFRSTLCTKCYPFLYPKDKYYVLPKRTGTKKRHNVVFLMEDRKTGRTIKVAFKNGLKNDKNVRVLKGFRSLNSPCREKPGRCVYRLVNRKTFRTYKVDFKTGFKNKKKVNIIKLIP
- the LOC128266565 gene encoding LOW QUALITY PROTEIN: uncharacterized protein LOC128266565 (The sequence of the model RefSeq protein was modified relative to this genomic sequence to represent the inferred CDS: substituted 1 base at 1 genomic stop codon), with protein sequence MILQKDYTLSSKAGIGAQSRTGCPDICPAVYQPVCGEALVNGKLVRCEFSNGCVMGVSSCQNNIRFSEKPLNECAQTAPICSEFRXSKNIILQINNRVSQTPL